One genomic window of Polyangium aurulentum includes the following:
- a CDS encoding NAD(P)H-dependent flavin oxidoreductase, producing the protein MRDRDHQQAFGIQHPIVLAPLAGGPSTPELVAAVSNAGGLGSLGAAYMTPSAIRDAIATIRRLTDRPFAINLFVPEPAAPDASRLAEVQSRLSAYRAELGLPEPRLPDPLVIPFEDQLAAIVEAKVSMCSFTFGVPAAEVVRALRQAGSLVVGTATHVEEACVLERAGVDAIVAQGGEAGGHRGTFLGRADDALIGTMALVPQVVDAVRVPVIAAGGIMDGRGIVAALALGACAAQLGTAFLCCDETGTDEAYRRSLVESHDNSSTITRAFSGRAARGLRNRFVDDWETFEPAPFPLQNVLTADIRAAARRAGRPELVNLWAGQGSPKVRRMPAAELMRALVDEMAAARRNAG; encoded by the coding sequence ATGCGCGATCGAGACCATCAGCAAGCATTCGGAATCCAGCACCCGATCGTGCTCGCCCCCCTGGCGGGAGGCCCTAGCACGCCCGAGCTCGTCGCGGCCGTATCGAATGCGGGCGGGCTCGGCTCGCTCGGCGCCGCGTACATGACGCCCTCCGCGATCCGCGACGCAATCGCGACCATTCGCCGCCTCACCGACCGCCCCTTCGCCATCAACCTTTTCGTGCCCGAGCCGGCCGCGCCGGATGCCTCCCGTCTGGCGGAGGTCCAGTCGAGGCTCTCGGCATACCGCGCCGAGCTCGGCCTGCCCGAACCACGGCTGCCTGATCCGCTCGTGATTCCATTCGAGGACCAGCTCGCCGCCATCGTCGAGGCAAAGGTGTCCATGTGCAGCTTCACGTTCGGCGTGCCCGCTGCCGAAGTGGTGCGTGCGCTCCGGCAGGCGGGCAGCCTCGTGGTCGGGACGGCCACGCACGTCGAGGAGGCGTGCGTGCTCGAGCGTGCCGGGGTCGACGCCATCGTCGCGCAGGGGGGCGAGGCGGGCGGCCACCGCGGCACGTTTCTCGGGCGCGCCGACGATGCGCTGATCGGCACCATGGCGCTCGTCCCGCAGGTGGTCGACGCCGTGCGCGTGCCCGTGATTGCAGCGGGCGGAATCATGGACGGCCGCGGCATCGTCGCGGCGCTGGCGCTCGGCGCGTGCGCGGCGCAGCTCGGCACCGCATTCCTCTGCTGCGACGAGACCGGCACCGACGAGGCTTACCGGCGCTCGCTCGTCGAGAGCCACGACAATTCGAGCACCATCACGCGCGCCTTCTCCGGTCGGGCGGCGCGCGGCCTGCGCAACCGCTTCGTCGACGACTGGGAGACATTCGAGCCAGCGCCATTTCCGCTGCAGAACGTGCTGACGGCGGACATTCGCGCGGCAGCCCGCCGCGCGGGGCGGCCCGAGCTGGTGAATCTGTGGGCAGGTCAAGGCTCGCCGAAGGTCCGCCGCATGCCGGCAGCGGAGCTGATGCGCGCGCTCGTCGACGAAATGGCGGCCGCGCGGCGCAACGCGGGATGA
- a CDS encoding quinone oxidoreductase family protein — translation MLGVVLTRFGGVDCFSAQELPETAPAAHEIRIGVRAIGFNPVDVAMRRGQLGGAPPMVIGRDVSGVVEAVGDSVTRFAVGDHVYARNTGAYAESVVVPSALVAHKPRSLSFAQAAAFPVAGLTAYQCLEKANVQPGQPVLVAGASGGVGSIATQLLRHRGASPIIATAGSAASAEYLIQTLGVPPEGVLRYDGRSLDELAAEVMRMAGGRFVQAAFDFVGERMKRLCFAVVGVDGHVVTIVEERPGFELDVWDEHTSPLVLRSASLHFVQLAARLAYAPEETWPIYGRQLETLARMIDAGHIAPVAITDVGPFSLEAVRRAHTLLEGRHVQGKLIATVA, via the coding sequence ATGCTCGGTGTCGTGCTGACGCGATTCGGTGGCGTCGACTGCTTTTCCGCCCAGGAGCTGCCGGAAACCGCCCCTGCGGCCCATGAGATCCGCATCGGCGTGCGCGCGATCGGCTTCAATCCCGTGGACGTGGCGATGCGGCGAGGGCAGCTCGGCGGTGCTCCTCCGATGGTGATCGGACGAGACGTCAGCGGCGTCGTCGAGGCCGTGGGCGATTCCGTGACGAGGTTCGCCGTCGGCGATCACGTCTATGCCCGCAACACCGGGGCCTATGCCGAGTCGGTCGTCGTGCCCTCCGCCCTGGTCGCCCACAAGCCGAGATCGCTCTCCTTCGCCCAGGCCGCGGCATTCCCGGTCGCCGGCCTCACGGCGTACCAGTGCCTCGAGAAAGCCAACGTCCAGCCAGGTCAGCCGGTGCTCGTGGCGGGGGCCTCCGGGGGCGTCGGCTCGATCGCGACGCAGCTTCTGCGGCATCGAGGCGCGTCGCCGATCATCGCCACGGCAGGGAGCGCTGCGAGCGCGGAGTATCTGATCCAGACGCTCGGCGTCCCTCCCGAGGGCGTGCTTCGCTACGACGGAAGGTCGCTGGACGAGCTCGCGGCCGAGGTGATGAGAATGGCGGGCGGGCGCTTCGTGCAGGCGGCGTTCGATTTCGTCGGCGAAAGGATGAAGCGGCTCTGCTTTGCGGTGGTCGGGGTCGATGGGCACGTGGTGACCATCGTGGAGGAGCGTCCAGGATTCGAGCTCGATGTCTGGGACGAGCACACGAGCCCGCTCGTGCTCCGATCCGCCTCGCTCCACTTCGTCCAGCTCGCCGCGAGGCTGGCCTACGCACCCGAGGAGACCTGGCCGATATACGGGCGACAGCTCGAGACCCTCGCCCGGATGATCGACGCCGGCCATATCGCTCCGGTCGCGATCACGGATGTCGGCCCATTCTCGCTCGAGGCGGTGCGCCGGGCGCACACGCTGCTGGAGGGCAGGCACGTGCAGGGGAAGCTGATAGCGACCGTGGCGTGA
- a CDS encoding PAS domain-containing protein, with product MVDDRDEKVRELERLRLRLTELEAAAAERDELRKKLAQAEEHARVFVKHLPISTALFDREMRYVLVSDAWLSELRVEDRDVIGRNHYDVFPEITDRWKEIHQRCLAGATETNEEDPFPRADGRVDWLRWMVMPWRTSEGEIGGLFMFMELVTERKRLQDEISAQAAALRELSTPIVPISDDVLVMPLVGTLTPERSQQVIEQLLGRIVEAQAQTAIIDVTGIPVVDTFAASSLIQIAQAARLLGADVVLTGIRPEVAQALVTQDVDIGSIVTRRDLQSGVAWAMRARR from the coding sequence ATGGTGGATGATCGAGATGAGAAGGTGCGGGAGCTCGAGCGCCTGCGCCTGCGCCTGACCGAGCTCGAGGCGGCTGCCGCCGAGCGCGACGAGCTCCGGAAGAAGCTCGCGCAGGCCGAGGAGCACGCGCGGGTGTTCGTGAAACATTTACCCATCTCGACGGCGCTCTTCGACCGCGAGATGCGCTACGTCCTGGTCAGCGACGCCTGGCTGTCGGAGCTGCGGGTCGAAGATCGCGACGTCATCGGGCGGAATCATTACGATGTTTTCCCCGAGATCACCGATCGATGGAAGGAAATCCACCAGCGCTGCCTCGCGGGCGCCACCGAAACGAACGAGGAGGATCCATTTCCCCGCGCGGACGGGCGCGTCGACTGGTTGCGCTGGATGGTCATGCCGTGGCGCACGAGCGAGGGCGAAATCGGCGGGCTGTTCATGTTCATGGAGCTCGTCACCGAGCGCAAGCGCCTGCAGGACGAGATCTCGGCGCAGGCGGCCGCGCTCCGGGAGCTCTCTACGCCCATCGTGCCGATCAGCGACGATGTGCTGGTGATGCCGCTCGTCGGGACGCTGACCCCGGAGCGCTCGCAGCAGGTCATCGAGCAGCTCCTCGGCCGCATCGTCGAGGCGCAAGCGCAGACGGCCATCATCGACGTCACGGGCATCCCGGTGGTCGATACGTTCGCCGCGAGCTCGCTCATTCAAATCGCGCAGGCGGCGCGGCTGCTCGGCGCCGACGTGGTGCTCACCGGCATTCGACCCGAGGTGGCGCAGGCCCTCGTGACCCAGGACGTCGACATCGGCAGCATCGTCACGCGGCGCGATCTGCAAAGCGGCGTCGCCTGGGCGATGCGCGCGCGCCGCTGA
- a CDS encoding M4 family metallopeptidase, giving the protein MRLHRLAPLASLTVLLAACATDTSDVTPENGNLFVDNDEQTVKMAGEIGLAQVTEKRPDVLRGAGQLSVARVHIDERGEAHDRLAQKIDGIPVFGAGAIAHLDRNGDLRSVTDYLARDLRVETTATISESEATKIAYASVDGVVTAKRGADLQILPRHQLGASLTYRVQLEAKTNEGAPSMPVVFVDARSGEVVLSYDNLQNARNRSTYTANTLTSLPGTLKRTEGQAASGDAVLDAAHDHAGLTYDFYFNNFGRDSYDGQGAKITSTVHYDKNYVNAFWNGTQMVYGDGNNVDSTALTVLDVVGHELTHAVTEYSSGLVYQGESGALNEAMSDIFGASIEAYRDGAVTANTWKIGEECWTPGTAGDALRYMNDPQIAGDYDYYPTRYTGSSDNGGVHWNSGIANLAFYLAVAGGTHPRGKTSNVVPALAADLNESIQKGAAIFYRANTAHLGETSTFSDARTATANAAAELYGANSPEVTSINEAWSAVGVTPAPTWIAFATESGVAAQKGKSKSFSYATPAGATQIKFETSGGTGDADLYVKFGSAPTTASYDCRPYQAGNNESCAFNPAKAGTYYVMVRAYSAYSGVTLKVSYAQ; this is encoded by the coding sequence ATGCGTCTTCATCGCCTTGCGCCCCTGGCTTCGCTCACTGTCCTTCTCGCCGCCTGCGCCACCGATACGTCCGATGTCACTCCGGAAAATGGAAACCTGTTCGTCGACAACGACGAGCAGACGGTGAAGATGGCAGGCGAGATCGGCCTCGCGCAGGTGACCGAGAAGCGGCCCGACGTCCTCCGTGGGGCCGGGCAGCTCTCGGTCGCGCGCGTTCACATCGACGAGCGCGGCGAGGCCCATGACCGCCTCGCGCAGAAGATCGACGGGATCCCGGTCTTCGGCGCCGGGGCCATCGCCCACCTCGATCGCAACGGCGATCTCCGCTCGGTCACCGATTACCTGGCCCGCGATCTGCGCGTCGAGACGACCGCCACGATCTCGGAGTCCGAGGCCACGAAGATCGCGTATGCGTCGGTCGACGGGGTGGTCACCGCAAAGCGCGGGGCAGATTTGCAGATCCTGCCGCGGCATCAGCTCGGCGCGTCGCTGACCTATCGGGTGCAGCTCGAGGCGAAGACGAATGAAGGCGCGCCCTCGATGCCGGTCGTCTTCGTCGACGCGAGGAGCGGCGAGGTCGTCCTCTCGTACGACAACCTCCAGAACGCCAGGAACCGCTCGACGTACACGGCGAACACCCTCACGTCGCTGCCGGGCACGCTGAAGCGCACCGAGGGCCAGGCTGCGAGCGGCGACGCCGTCCTCGACGCGGCGCACGACCACGCGGGCCTCACCTACGACTTCTACTTCAACAACTTCGGCCGCGACAGCTACGACGGCCAGGGCGCGAAGATCACGTCGACGGTCCATTACGACAAGAATTACGTGAATGCGTTCTGGAACGGCACCCAGATGGTCTACGGCGACGGGAACAACGTCGATTCGACGGCGCTCACCGTGCTCGACGTCGTCGGCCACGAGCTCACCCACGCGGTGACGGAGTACTCGTCGGGCCTCGTTTACCAGGGCGAGTCCGGCGCGCTGAACGAGGCGATGTCCGACATCTTCGGCGCCTCGATCGAGGCGTACCGCGACGGCGCGGTCACGGCCAACACCTGGAAGATCGGCGAGGAGTGCTGGACGCCGGGCACCGCGGGCGACGCGCTCCGCTACATGAACGATCCGCAGATCGCCGGCGACTACGACTATTACCCGACCCGCTACACCGGCAGCTCGGACAACGGCGGCGTGCACTGGAACTCCGGCATCGCCAACCTCGCGTTCTATCTCGCGGTCGCCGGCGGAACGCACCCGCGCGGCAAGACGAGCAACGTGGTCCCCGCGCTCGCGGCCGACCTCAACGAGAGCATCCAGAAGGGCGCGGCGATCTTCTATCGCGCCAATACCGCCCACCTCGGCGAGACCTCCACGTTCTCGGACGCGCGCACCGCGACGGCCAATGCCGCCGCCGAGCTCTACGGCGCGAATTCGCCCGAGGTCACGTCCATCAACGAAGCCTGGAGCGCCGTCGGCGTCACGCCCGCGCCCACGTGGATCGCCTTCGCCACGGAGTCGGGAGTCGCGGCCCAGAAGGGCAAATCGAAGAGCTTCAGCTACGCCACGCCGGCCGGCGCGACGCAGATCAAGTTCGAGACCTCGGGCGGCACGGGCGACGCCGACCTCTATGTGAAGTTCGGCTCCGCGCCCACCACCGCGAGCTACGATTGCAGGCCCTACCAGGCCGGCAACAACGAGTCGTGCGCGTTCAACCCGGCCAAGGCGGGCACCTATTACGTGATGGTCCGCGCCTACTCGGCCTACTCGGGTGTCACCCTCAAGGTGAGCTACGCTCAGTAG
- a CDS encoding amidohydrolase family protein has product MRHPTLPQALVALALLGCRSEKPPPPAAAPPSIIDVHVHLLEPGAAEPLLSALDRHRIARAVLLGSTTPGAPATSRFRAGNEAVLAAAAAHPDRLIPFVALEPGKDGPAELSAYRGRGACGVKLYVGHQEFHDKPIDDPSFEALWKALEEQKVPTLIHVNTVRYGEELSRVLAAHPNLPALCAHFCGARTDLGRLERLLSAHPRLLVDTSNGSADPAAEGFAGLERQRDRLLALLRASPERFLFGSDLTAIPIGPRFSEEWDAHFAANLGLLQKETFAFWRRGSDNSGLVEGTYRGLALGPELLAPILEGNARRWLGACVR; this is encoded by the coding sequence ATGCGCCATCCCACGCTCCCGCAAGCCCTCGTAGCCCTCGCCCTCCTCGGGTGCCGGAGCGAAAAACCTCCTCCGCCTGCCGCTGCGCCGCCCTCGATCATCGACGTCCACGTCCACCTCCTCGAGCCCGGCGCTGCGGAGCCGCTGCTCTCGGCGCTCGACCGGCACCGCATTGCCCGCGCCGTCTTGCTGGGCAGCACCACGCCCGGCGCGCCCGCCACGAGCCGCTTCCGCGCGGGAAACGAGGCCGTCCTCGCCGCAGCCGCCGCCCATCCCGATCGATTGATTCCCTTCGTCGCGCTCGAGCCCGGCAAGGATGGCCCGGCCGAGCTTTCCGCATACCGCGGCCGCGGCGCCTGCGGTGTCAAGCTCTACGTGGGACACCAGGAATTCCACGACAAACCGATCGACGATCCCTCGTTCGAGGCCTTGTGGAAGGCGCTCGAAGAGCAGAAGGTCCCGACGCTGATTCACGTGAACACCGTGCGTTACGGCGAGGAGCTGTCGCGCGTGCTCGCGGCCCACCCGAATTTGCCCGCGCTCTGCGCCCATTTCTGCGGCGCGCGCACCGATCTCGGCCGGCTCGAGCGGCTGCTCTCCGCGCACCCGCGCCTGCTCGTGGACACGAGCAACGGCTCGGCCGACCCGGCGGCCGAGGGGTTCGCGGGGCTCGAGCGCCAGCGGGATCGGCTCCTCGCGCTGCTGCGCGCCTCGCCCGAGCGCTTCCTCTTCGGCTCCGACCTCACGGCCATTCCCATCGGCCCGCGCTTCTCCGAGGAATGGGACGCGCACTTCGCCGCGAACCTCGGCCTGTTGCAAAAGGAGACGTTCGCCTTCTGGCGCAGGGGGAGCGACAATTCGGGGCTCGTGGAGGGGACGTATCGCGGGCTCGCGCTCGGGCCGGAGCTGCTCGCGCCCATTCTGGAGGGCAACGCCAGGCGCTGGCTCGGCGCCTGCGTGCGCTGA
- a CDS encoding GNAT family N-acetyltransferase, protein MNPFDVSTGRPEDAPALAALFLAARRTAMPWLPELHDEDDVRGYMAAHVLAKTTVLVARRNGSVLGFLGLSGNEVQHLYIRPDAQRAGIGGALIAEAKARSPEGLELWVFERNEAGRAFYVRHGFFELYRTDGSHNEEREPDVRLAWRAT, encoded by the coding sequence ATGAATCCGTTCGACGTTTCCACCGGGCGCCCGGAGGACGCCCCCGCGCTGGCCGCCCTGTTCCTCGCCGCGCGCCGGACGGCCATGCCGTGGCTGCCGGAGCTGCACGACGAGGACGACGTCCGCGGCTACATGGCCGCGCACGTGCTCGCAAAAACGACGGTCCTCGTGGCGCGCCGCAATGGAAGCGTGCTCGGGTTCCTCGGGCTCTCGGGAAACGAGGTCCAGCACCTGTACATCCGGCCCGACGCGCAGCGGGCTGGAATCGGCGGCGCGCTGATCGCCGAGGCCAAAGCGCGAAGCCCCGAGGGGCTCGAGCTGTGGGTGTTCGAGCGCAATGAGGCCGGGCGGGCTTTCTACGTCCGACACGGATTCTTCGAGCTGTATCGTACCGACGGAAGCCATAACGAGGAGCGCGAGCCCGACGTGCGGCTGGCCTGGCGCGCCACGTAG
- a CDS encoding flavin-containing monooxygenase, with translation MSVEHFDVLIVGAGISGIGAGYHLQARCPGKRYAILEGRSDIGGTWDLFRYPGIRSDSDMFTLGYSFRPWKQAKSIADGPSIREYLRETAREHGIDQHIRFNHRVRSASWSSEEARWTIEADVGASGERVRYTCSFLYLCSGYYSYEGGYTPRFPGLEDYQGRVVHPQKWPEDLDYRGKRVVVIGSGATAVTLVPSMAADAEHVTMLQRSPSYIASLPAEDPIANAIRKLLPERAAHSVARWKNVTLGTLFYQLCRRAPGLAKRMLRSGVVKELPPEYDVDTHFQPSYQPWDQRLCLVPDADLFRAIKAGRASVVTDRIRTFTKNGILLESGKELQADVIVTATGLQLQICGGIQLSVDGEVVEPSRTLVYKGMMLGNVPNLALCVGYTNASWTLRAELSSKYVCRLLNHMDRNGYRQCLPRPDESTIEQRPLLGLTSGYVQRALDHLPKQGSKAPWYLRQNYMLDRLSMQFGPVDDGTMMFSKAGQPPRRDAPKAARHGHANGSSA, from the coding sequence ATGTCCGTCGAACACTTCGATGTCCTGATCGTAGGCGCTGGCATCTCCGGCATCGGGGCCGGCTACCACCTCCAGGCGCGCTGCCCCGGCAAGCGGTACGCCATCCTGGAGGGGCGCAGTGACATCGGCGGGACCTGGGACCTGTTCCGTTATCCCGGGATCCGCTCGGACTCCGACATGTTCACGCTCGGCTATTCCTTCCGGCCCTGGAAGCAGGCCAAGTCGATCGCGGACGGGCCCTCGATCCGCGAATACCTGCGCGAGACGGCCCGGGAGCACGGAATCGACCAGCACATCCGGTTCAATCACCGGGTTCGATCCGCGTCGTGGTCCTCCGAGGAGGCGCGATGGACGATCGAGGCGGACGTCGGCGCGAGCGGCGAGCGGGTGCGCTACACCTGCAGTTTCCTTTATCTCTGCAGCGGCTACTACAGCTACGAGGGCGGGTATACGCCCCGCTTTCCGGGCCTCGAGGACTATCAGGGACGGGTGGTGCACCCTCAGAAATGGCCCGAGGACCTCGACTACCGGGGCAAGCGCGTCGTGGTCATCGGCAGCGGGGCGACGGCCGTGACGCTGGTGCCTTCGATGGCCGCAGATGCCGAGCACGTGACCATGCTCCAGCGCTCGCCGTCGTACATCGCCTCGTTGCCCGCCGAGGACCCCATCGCGAACGCGATTCGCAAGCTGTTGCCGGAGCGGGCTGCCCACAGCGTCGCGCGCTGGAAGAACGTCACGCTCGGCACTCTCTTCTATCAGCTGTGCCGGCGCGCGCCGGGGCTGGCGAAGCGGATGCTGCGCAGCGGCGTCGTCAAGGAGCTGCCGCCGGAGTACGACGTCGATACGCATTTTCAGCCGAGCTACCAGCCCTGGGATCAGCGCCTCTGCCTCGTGCCCGACGCCGATCTCTTCCGGGCGATCAAGGCGGGACGCGCCTCGGTGGTCACCGACCGGATCCGGACCTTCACGAAGAATGGCATCCTGCTCGAGTCGGGCAAGGAGCTCCAGGCGGACGTCATCGTGACCGCGACGGGCCTGCAGCTCCAGATCTGCGGCGGTATTCAGCTCTCCGTCGACGGCGAGGTCGTCGAGCCCAGCCGGACGCTCGTCTACAAGGGAATGATGCTCGGCAACGTCCCGAACCTCGCGCTCTGCGTGGGTTATACGAATGCCTCGTGGACGCTGCGCGCGGAGCTTTCGTCGAAGTACGTTTGCAGGCTGTTGAATCACATGGATCGCAACGGCTACCGGCAGTGCCTGCCGCGCCCCGACGAATCCACCATCGAGCAACGGCCGCTGCTCGGCTTGACGTCGGGCTACGTGCAGCGCGCGTTGGACCACTTGCCCAAGCAAGGCTCGAAGGCGCCCTGGTATCTACGCCAGAACTACATGCTCGACAGGCTCAGCATGCAATTCGGCCCGGTGGACGACGGCACCATGATGTTCTCCAAGGCTGGCCAGCCGCCCCGCCGCGATGCTCCGAAGGCGGCGCGCCACGGCCACGCGAACGGGTCCAGCGCTTGA
- a CDS encoding alpha/beta hydrolase family protein: MSKTVGCRTAELFDDEMQMPFPTVVMYPSSAPEKPERLGPYAVSVAMNGPIEAGAFPLVVISHGTGGSHLVYRTLAAHLARHGFVVAMPEHPRNNRNNNELAGTVANLANRPRHIRLVIDWAFSQGAFGGSLLPDAVAIVGHSMGGYTALATAGGLPMALPNETADGKPQAVSVTPDSRVKALVLLAPATPWFMAPGALQGVRVPILMLTGEKDVHTHEGHAEIVKRGLPEGTRLEHRVVPNAGHFAFLSPFPESMNSPAFPPSQDPPGFDRARFHEEMNAEIEAFLRRVL; this comes from the coding sequence ATGAGTAAAACCGTCGGATGTCGCACCGCCGAGCTGTTCGACGACGAGATGCAGATGCCGTTTCCCACGGTCGTCATGTATCCGTCGAGCGCTCCCGAGAAGCCCGAGCGCCTGGGGCCTTACGCGGTGAGCGTGGCCATGAACGGGCCCATCGAGGCCGGTGCGTTCCCCTTGGTGGTGATCTCTCATGGCACGGGCGGATCGCACCTGGTTTACCGCACCCTGGCGGCCCACCTCGCGCGTCACGGCTTCGTCGTCGCGATGCCCGAGCACCCGCGCAACAATCGCAACAACAATGAGCTCGCGGGCACGGTCGCCAATCTGGCCAATCGGCCGCGCCACATCCGCCTCGTGATCGACTGGGCATTTTCCCAGGGCGCGTTCGGAGGGTCTCTCCTGCCCGATGCAGTCGCCATCGTCGGTCATTCCATGGGCGGCTACACGGCGCTGGCCACGGCCGGCGGGCTTCCCATGGCCCTCCCGAACGAGACGGCGGACGGGAAGCCCCAGGCCGTCTCGGTGACGCCGGACAGCCGCGTGAAGGCGCTGGTTCTGCTGGCGCCGGCGACCCCCTGGTTCATGGCGCCCGGCGCCTTGCAGGGCGTGCGGGTGCCCATTCTGATGCTGACGGGGGAAAAGGACGTGCACACGCACGAGGGGCACGCCGAGATCGTGAAGCGCGGTTTGCCCGAAGGAACTCGGCTCGAGCACCGAGTCGTGCCGAACGCCGGACACTTCGCCTTCTTGAGCCCCTTCCCCGAGTCCATGAACAGCCCGGCTTTCCCACCGTCCCAGGACCCGCCAGGCTTCGATCGAGCGCGCTTTCACGAGGAGATGAACGCCGAGATCGAGGCATTCTTGCGTCGCGTCCTCTGA
- a CDS encoding glycoside hydrolase family 71 protein has product MHIDSGNLKRAWSSSIAGLAIGLWLVAGCGTPPPEQSSGTGGTGGSGSGAAGGGGSGGAPASCAPCVWPFDPPPPSELAASPRKVFAHWHWFPLSFDNKKGSEDYYTKAFLDPNGEGGKYYGSGGMIRERPLPRLERPADGWLLADMKREVQLAHEMGIDGFILNMWTDSDVNNGGLWTRWTTLLDAAAEVGADFKIIPSFDASIMKALSEQECSDLMVTMLGKIKSHPSLYKMPDGRLAVGAFAAEARPADFWSGFIARLESDLQIEASFVPTFLGTGEAHLSSFAPFSGALSGWGTAIPTDPANRKKLVDTVKGLGSISMPPVNNQDFRPASFKYWEASNTLTLRTSWESTIDAGAEWAQIATWNDFLESHAIQPSTGKQWATYDLMAFYITWFKTGKAPTIARDALYYSHRIHSTQAAPDLTKQTKPMEITAGQYSPAKDEVEVLAFLTAPGTLQIELGGKIEEQDAPAGITAFRVPLATGRPVFRLLRAGEAVIELQSDFDIRAPITFQDLAYRSGGSLRHALGAEYDCKALCEAGNLEGCLACPSEPVWLVANPP; this is encoded by the coding sequence ATGCACATCGATAGCGGAAATTTGAAAAGAGCCTGGTCGTCATCGATCGCGGGCCTTGCGATCGGTCTGTGGCTCGTCGCGGGCTGCGGGACGCCGCCGCCGGAGCAAAGCTCGGGTACGGGGGGCACCGGCGGAAGCGGCAGCGGGGCGGCCGGGGGAGGCGGCAGCGGTGGGGCGCCTGCGAGCTGCGCGCCGTGCGTATGGCCGTTCGATCCGCCGCCGCCGAGCGAGCTGGCTGCGTCGCCCAGGAAAGTGTTCGCGCACTGGCACTGGTTTCCGCTGTCGTTCGACAACAAGAAAGGGAGCGAGGACTATTACACGAAAGCCTTCCTCGATCCGAATGGAGAGGGCGGCAAGTACTACGGCAGCGGCGGCATGATCCGAGAACGCCCGCTGCCGCGGCTCGAGCGCCCGGCGGATGGATGGCTGCTCGCCGACATGAAGCGCGAGGTGCAGCTCGCCCACGAGATGGGCATCGACGGCTTCATCCTCAATATGTGGACCGACTCGGACGTGAACAACGGAGGCCTCTGGACACGGTGGACCACCTTGCTGGACGCCGCGGCCGAGGTGGGGGCCGACTTCAAGATCATCCCGAGCTTCGATGCCTCGATCATGAAGGCTCTGAGCGAGCAGGAATGCTCGGACCTCATGGTCACGATGCTCGGGAAGATCAAATCGCACCCCTCGCTGTACAAGATGCCCGACGGCCGGCTCGCGGTCGGCGCCTTCGCCGCGGAGGCGCGCCCGGCCGACTTCTGGAGTGGCTTCATCGCGCGCCTGGAATCGGACCTGCAGATCGAGGCGTCGTTCGTGCCCACGTTCCTCGGGACGGGCGAGGCCCACCTTTCGTCCTTCGCGCCGTTCTCGGGCGCGCTCTCGGGCTGGGGCACCGCGATTCCGACCGATCCGGCGAACAGAAAGAAGCTGGTCGATACGGTGAAGGGGCTCGGCAGCATCTCGATGCCGCCCGTCAACAATCAGGATTTCCGCCCCGCCAGCTTCAAGTACTGGGAGGCGTCGAATACACTGACCCTGCGCACCTCCTGGGAGTCGACCATCGACGCGGGCGCCGAGTGGGCGCAGATCGCGACATGGAACGACTTCCTCGAGAGCCACGCGATCCAGCCGTCGACCGGCAAGCAATGGGCCACCTACGACCTCATGGCCTTTTACATCACCTGGTTCAAGACGGGGAAGGCGCCGACCATCGCGCGCGATGCGCTCTACTACTCGCATCGCATCCACAGCACGCAGGCGGCTCCGGATCTCACCAAGCAGACCAAGCCGATGGAGATCACGGCCGGTCAATACAGCCCCGCGAAGGACGAGGTGGAGGTGCTCGCATTCCTCACCGCGCCGGGCACGCTTCAGATCGAGCTCGGGGGAAAGATCGAGGAGCAGGACGCGCCCGCCGGGATCACGGCGTTCCGCGTCCCGCTCGCGACGGGGCGGCCGGTCTTCCGCCTGCTGCGCGCCGGGGAGGCCGTGATCGAGCTGCAGAGCGATTTCGACATCCGCGCCCCGATCACGTTCCAGGATCTGGCCTATCGCAGCGGCGGCTCGTTGCGGCACGCGCTCGGCGCGGAGTACGACTGCAAAGCCCTCTGCGAGGCGGGCAATCTCGAAGGCTGCCTGGCTTGTCCCTCCGAGCCGGTATGGCTCGTCGCCAATCCCCCGTGA